The genomic region ATAATTCAGGGAAGCTCTGGCCGTATTGGTTGATCTGCCAATATAACTGCGGAGTAAAATAATCTATCCAGCCTTCATTGAGCCACAGTTTAGCATCAGCATAAAGCTTATCATATTGATCATATCCAACAACAGATTGAGGATATCCCGGTCTCCATATCCCGAATGGACTTAAACCGAACTTTACAAAAGGTTTTTCAGCTTTGATCTTATCGTAGATACGCTTAATGAATTTGTTTACATTATCCCTTCTCCAGTCTGCCCTGGAAAGTTTCCCGTTAGAGTTCTGATAGGCCAAAAAGGTTTTATCATCAGGGAAATCCTTGCCGTCATTATAAGAATCATATGGATAGAAGTAATCATCAAAATGAACCCCATCTATATCATAGCGTTTCACTATGTCCATTACTACTGCTGCGGAATGGTCCTGTGTTTCCTTTTTTGCCGGATCCAGCCACCACATTCCATTGGCTAGTTCTATAGCCAGTTCAGGTCTTTTTTTAATTATAGAGGTTTCCGTGATCTCACCTCCCGTGGTATGATGAGCACGATATGGATTCAACCAGACATGCAGTTCCAGTCCTCTTTTGTGTGCTTCAGTTATCCAGAATTCTAAAGGATCGTAATAAGGATCTGGAGCCTTCCCTTGTTTTCCGCTTAGAAAATAAGACCATGGCTCTAGCTCGCTTTCATATAAAGCATCTGCCTGTGGTCTTACCTGGAAAATCACAGCGTTGAAATTATGAGATTGTAGAAAATCCAGAAGCTTTACAGCCTCCTGTTGCTGTTGATAGGTAGAAAGCCCACCTTTGCTGGGCCAGTTAATGTTTGCTACGGTCGCAATCCAGGCCGCCCTGAATTCCTCGATATTCAACGGTGTTTGTTTTTTCTCTTTTTTAGAAATAACAACTTCTTCCCTTGGGGTTTCCTCCGGTTTTTCAGAAGGAATCTCTTCAGGAGTTTCTATTTCCTGTTCAGGTTTATTTTCAACCACCTCTGGCGTTTGAGGTTTGGAGGGTACGGTGGGTTGCTTAGACTTACAACCATAAACTAAAAAGGCTAGTAATATCAGCAGGATTCCAGATCTTTTAATCATTTAGGGCAACTATTTATTTTTGAATTTTTTTCTTTCATCATTTATAACTTCCAGCAAACCCTCAGGCTTGTCACCGGATAATCGCCAGAACATGATCCCTTTCAAATTATTTTCTAAAGCATATTTTGTTTTTTTAGAAACAGAAAGTGAATCGTCATATGTGATGAACTCGCCTTTTTCGGCGTTGTAAATATATGGAGCCTGAGCTTCAGAATCCCATAAATATTCAAATCCCGGAGAACTTTTTATATAGGCATCTATATCCTTGTAAAGAATGGCTTCCTTGAATTTTCCCGGTTGATGAAGTCCGTTTAAAGAATCCTGAACATTTTCGAAAACACGTGCATAAAACGCTGCACCAAGAACGATCTTTTCAGAAGGGATACCCACTGAATCAAGATATTTTATCGCTTCATCTGCAGACCTGTTTTGATCTTTTGTTGATAGCAGAGAAGTATGATGACCTGTACTTGTGCTACCTCCGCCAACCATGTCATAGCTCATCAAATTAACATGATCTACCATAGGCATCACCTTTTTCCATTCGATAGAATTGTCGAGATAATTCCTGAATCCACCGGCGGCGAAACTTATCACCTTATCGGGACCCAGAATATTCCTCAACTCTTCCACCAGTAATGTAAAGTTCTGTTTATCTTCAGGCTTAAAAGTATGTCCCTGATAACCAGATATTGCAGGATATTCCCAATCCAGGTCTATACCATCTGCATTATATTCTATCAAAATATCCTTAACCGAAGAAGCAAAATCCTCTATTCCCTTTTCAGTAGAAAAAACATCTGAACAGGTTTCACAGCCGCCCCATCCTCCTAGCGAAATTAGTACCTTAAGTTCAGGATTAATCTGCTTTTGTTCTTTTAAATAAATGAGCCTTATAGAATCTCTTTCATTTACTTTTAGCCGGTTTTCTTCCAAATGAAGAAAACTATAGATGATCTGATCCAGTTGCTTAATTTTTTTGTTCGATATGGAATCTGAACCCGTCCAGTAAGCAATTACTTCCAAGTCTTTTTTCTGTACTTGTTTTTGCAGCTCATTCTTGCTATCACCCGATACACTGTTAACACAGGAAGCAGATAAAATACTTATGCCAGTCAGCAGAATTAAAAGTTTTCTCATCTTTTCTGATTTTATAGAATCCTAAATAAAAAAAGATCGCCAAAAACATATTTGACGATCTTTCTTGCTAATCCTAATCTAAATTAATTACCGGCAGACCACCAAAGCTCAGTTCCCTGCTCGTCTGGACCCTGAACCTGTACAGCCGCTTCAAGGTTGGCTCCATTGGTATTATACTCAATGTTACCATATCTCATTCTTTGTGGATATTCACCATTTAAGGTACCTGCAGCATAGATATCATAATCTGAAACTCCATTTGCCAGTTCAGCTGGATAACCTGTATCACGCACAATAGCCCAGGCCTCGAATCCATCAGTGTAGGCTGCTAACCATCTCTGGATGGCGATCTTTTCAATATTCTCTTCCATACTTCCGTCTAATTGCGCCATTGGCTCGTTGGTAAGGAACTCTGAAATAGCTCCTTCATCTACATTCCATTGAAGCATAGACTGTCTTATACCTTCCTGATAAAGCGCCTGTGCGTCTCCAGAACCAAGTCCTTTTACAGCAGCTTCAGCCTGTAAAAAGTTTCCTTCTGCAGCAGTCATTACTACTTCAGGAGCAATTGGAGCACCGCTATTCTTAGGGTTTACAACCCAGTCTGCAGGTGCAGAGAATAATTCATACTTCACATGCGGATAGATATCGCCATTCAATCTGGTTGGCTGTCCTACATAGTAAGTGCCTTCCGCCACAGAAATTGTGATCTCATCTCCAGAGCCACTTTGAGTATATTCTACACCCGCATTATCAAGCTCTCCAAGGATGAATTCTACATACTTATCAAACAATGCCACGCCATTACCTTCAGTAGGACGTGTAAAAGTTACATCTCCACCAATAATTGGCTCGGCATAATGAGGTAATCTTGGATCGTTGTTATCACGCAAATAATCAACTAAAGTTTTACCAACTTTCCATTTAGATCCTAATCCACCGAAGTTATGCCAAACATCTCCATAGGCCGCATTTCCAAACTGGTCAATTTCAGTATCTTTTTCCATCAAAGCGTTGTCCTCTGCCATGGAAAGTAACGGATTCTGTAAAGCTTCAGAAATTGCTGAAGAAGCAAAATCTGCTCCAGATGCTCCCTGGGCCCTTAGAGCCATACGAAGTTTAAGAGTATTGGCCAGTTTTTTCCATTTTTGAAGATCACCATTGAAGAACAGGTCGTTTTCAGCCAGTAGCTCCAGACCATCACCAGTAACAGTTGCATCTCCAATGATATCCATTGCCTCGTCAAGTTGTGTGATCACACCCTGGTAGATCTCAACCTGGGTATCGAACTTTGGAGTAATGATATCTGGATTTGAAGCTTCTGAATAAGGAACCATTCCAAAAGTATCTGTATACATCTGGTAATAAAGTCCTTTCATGATAAGACCAATCGCATAGAATTTATCATTCTCCAGTTCTCCTCCAGGTCTCACAAAATTCTGATAAGTACTGAACTTACCTAAATATCCTGAAATCCAATCGTATGCTGCATCTGTATAACCAACGTTATAGTCGTAAGCTAATCCATCGGTCCACCAGCATCCGTTAAAACCAAAAGTAAACTGACCTGCAAAACGATCTGCATGGATCAATTGTGCTCTCCAGTAAGGAAATCTATTGGGAGCATAGAGTTCTATCTGTAAACCGGTTAGAAAATATTTAGCACTTACCTCATCTGAAGTAAAGGCATCCGGTTTGGTATTTATTTCTTCGAAGTCTGAACAACCTGACATACAAAAGACCAAAAGTAGCAGGCTTCGGCTGACAATTTTTAATATTCCTTTCATAATCCTTTTTTAAAATTTAATATTCACATTCACTCCAAAACTTCTAAGAGTTGGCGCATTATTCAGGGAAATCCCCTGTCCAGAAAGGCCAGTCCCGATAGAAGAATCAGGATCTATATCTTCTGCATCTTTATAGAAGAAAAATAAATTTCTCCCTATTAAACCTATAGAAGCCTGGTTTAATCCTATTCCTTCTGTCACTTTTGAAGGCAACCTATAATTTAAGGCAAATTCTCTTAATCTAACATTTGTTTGATCATAAATATAGTTTGAGGTTATTCCTGAATAACCACCCCAATACTCCTGACCTGTGATCTCGGCTGTGTTTTGCTCTCCTGTTTCTTCGTTAATTGCGTCTACCACAACTCCACCATCTCTGTACTGAAGTGTTCTTTCTGAAACTCCGGCACCATCGAGATATGAAGATGTTGCTGAATATATTTCACCACCAAATCTTCCATCAATAAGGAATCTAAGACTCCAGTTGTTATACGTAAAGGTGTTAGAGAAACCACCGATCCAGTCTGGCTGGGCATTTCCAAGTTTTTCAACCTCACCTGCAAGAGGGATACCTTCTGCATTAACCAGTCTTTCACCATTTTCATTAGTTTTCCAGGTTGTACCGTATAGATCACCAATTCCACCACCCACACTAGCTCTTACAGAAAAACTTCCTAGTGAATTCAGTGGTAAGGATTCCAAACCTTCAATAAGCGCTACAAGCTCATTTTCGTTTTTAGAGAAGTTCACAGAAGTTTCCCATTTGAAACTTTCTGTTCTGAATGGAGTACCTCCAATAACAGCTTCAAATCCATTATTCTTAACCTCTCCAACATTTTCCTTGAAAAAGCTGAAACCAGTACCTGGAGGAACAGGTACATTATAGATCATATCTGTTGTTCTTATAGAATAAACTGAAAAGTCTCCGAAGAACCTGTTATCGAACATATTGAATTCAATACCAAATTCAGAAGATTGTACGCTTTCTGGTTTAAGATCTGGATTCAATCTCACTTCTGGTCCATTTAGTACAGTTAAACCAAGGTATCCTTGAGTAGGTACGCTAAACGTCTGGTATAACTGGTATGGATCTGTATCGTTACCAACATCAGCCCAACTTCCTCTTAATTTCAACATGTTCAGGAAGTCTTTGTCTGGATCTATAAAACGATCTACTAATAAAGATAAACTCGCCGATGGATAGAAATAAGAACGGTTATCTTCAGCTAAAGTAGAAGACCAGTCATTTCTACCGGTTAGGTCCAGATATACGAAATCATCATATGAAAAGCTCAACTGCCCGTAAAGAGAATTTACTTTCTTTATCTGAAGCGGATTGTGCGAACTCGTCTGGATATTAGTATTACTTAAGAACACACGGGATGGTAAACGGAAATCCTGACCTCTTACGATAACACCTTCAGAAGTTCTTTTTGATAAACTTCCCCCCACATTCGCTACCAGGTTTAGTTTTTCTGATAGATCCTTATTGGCAGTGAAAAGGAAATCTCCATTCAGCTCTGTATTTTTAAAAGTTCCATAATTAAGTCTACCTGTGTAGAAGAAGTGATGTCCATAATTTTGAACGTATTCTGTTCTTGAATTGGTTACATCTCCCCCTACTCTGGCAAATAGAGATAACCAGTCATTAAATTCGTAAGTAAGTTTAGTGAATCCAAGAAATCTGTCTCTTCTTTCATCATTCATATCTTCATTCAACATCCAGTATGGGTTACCAATACTTTTATTCTGTCCCGCATAACTAATTGCTGCATACTCATCTCCAAACATTGAAGGATCGCTCCACAAAGAAGGCCTGTATTTTTTAAGGTCATCTATTCTAACATTTCTAGGCATTCTATATACAAAGGCCAGAACACCTTCTGTTCCAAGGTTTACCCTGTTATCGATGTCTTGCGTAAAATAGGTAGCCTTACTATCCAGATGAAGTTTATCTGAAAGATCTATTAGTGCTCTCAGGTTAAAGTTGTGACTTTCCAGGTCTGAATTTGGAAGGACTGCGCTCGTAGTGTTATTGGTATAAGAAAAACGAGTGCTGAAATTTTCGCCACCTTTATCTATGGCGAAAGTATTGATCGCCTGCAAACCGGTTTCGAAGAAATCTTCTACGTTATCAGGTTGTGCAGTATAAGGCCTTTCTTCTCCGGTGTAGTATAACTGGCTAGACCCATCAAATCTTGGACCCCAGGAAGAACCACCGAAATTTTCCAGATCGGCATAATATGAACCGTTATTTCCCTGACCATATTCATTCTGGAAATCTGGCAGGAACATTGGATTTTCGAAAGTAACGTTCGAATTGAAAGAAATACCAAGGCCTCTGCCCATTTTACCTTTTTTGGTAGTAATAAGGATAACCCCACTAGCGGCACGAGAACCATAAAGCGCGGCTGCGTTTGGTCCTTTTAGTACAGAAATGGATTCAATATCTGAAGGGTTAATATCTGTGATCCCTCCTCCAGATACAGTACTGTTAAAAATACTTCCACCGGTTTCATTACCTGATGCATCGATCGGGATACCGTCAACCACTATTAAAGCCTGGTTATTACCGGTAAGAGTATTGTTACCACGGATAGTAATCCTGGAACCGGAACCAACTCCGCTGGACTGGTTCACCACTAATCCCGGTACTTTACCTACAAGGGAATTAGCAACGTTATAATCCTTTACCTCATTAACCTCTTCAGATTGCAGCTCTGTAACGGCGTAACCCAGTGATTTTTTCTCTCTTGTTAATCCAAGGGAGGTAACAACCACCTCATCGAGGGCTTCTGCATCAACAGACATAACTACATCTAAAGTAGTTTTTCCTTCTAGAGGAATCTCCTGCTTTCCATAACCTATCATAGAAAAAGTTAAAATCGCATTTGGAGAAGCTTCAATAGTATAGTTACCATCAAAATCTGTAGTTGTACCATTGTTGGTTCCTTGTTCAACAATAGTTACACCCATAAGGGGCAAACCTGTTTCCCCGTCAATAACGTTTCCGGTTACGACCTGTTCCTGGGCAACAATGCTTTGAAAAAATAAAAACATCGCAGCCAACATGCAAGGTAATTTTTTGACCATTGGTTTTAGTTTTAGTGATTAAATCTGAGCGATCTACTTCCGCTCTAAAAGTTTAAACAGATAGTTAAATTTTGTTAATAGTTAAAGCTAATATTTTATGATTAAAATACTTAATAAGTACCTAAAATATAAAATACCTAAGTAAATGTAAAAAATTCTATTGATTCAAACATACTTTTTTAAATTTTTTACTAAACTTATATTAGATAAATAAAAATATATTATTTAAGTATAGAGCATGTCTAAACTTTAGAACTACAGATTCTATAATAGTTTAAGACATTTTAACATATTGATTTAAATCGAAAAAAGTTGATCTGAATAGATCACTTTGAGTTTTTGATAACCTGGAGATGTTCAGGTTTAAGAGCTCCTCCATCAAAGAATGAAACTCCCTTGGCGTCATTCTCTTTGGCCTGTTTAATGGATTCCTTTAGTTCTGCTCCAGTCATTGCCGGGACGAAAACCCCCGTATGAAGTTCAGTGTTTTTATTTTCGAGGTCACTAATCCCCTGCCTCGTTGCAAAACCTATCCAATCAAGTTCTTCGTTATAGAAATTATGATAGATCATAGGCAAAACAGCATCTATTTTCCATTTATCCCAGCGTTGCCTCACCATATGGTCAGCCATTTCTGGATATGGGAAAACGGCCGCGGTCAAGATTTTACCATTATCATGTACTATTTTGTAAGAATCATCAACTACTTCTTTAATTTTATTTAAACGGAATTGCTTCCATTCTATATCCAGAGCGGGGTTTTCCATTTCTCTTGGATCTTTATGATGAATCTTTTCAAATTCTGAAACGCATACATCGCAATAACAAAAATCGAATTGTGGTAGCTCTTCTTCCTGCTCAAGATCATATTTAGGTAAAAGACCGATTGGAAGAAAAATATCAGGTAACCTTATGTAATCCAGATGTACGCTGGCTACACCTTCTACCTTTGAAAGTCCTTCAACCAGTCCTAAAACATGATTTCGGGATTCCTCGCGGGTAGGACATAACCACTGATAATAATCTACATATGGCCTGTTATCGAAGGTAGATTTCCCATCCCTGCTTACAGCATACCAATCTGGATGTTGTAAGGCTACGCTATCGCCGGGACGGTTCATTGCCATGATCCAGGCATGAACTTCCAGACCTTCTTTCCTGGCTAAAGGAGCTACCCGGGCCAGCAATTCAGGATCTGTATTTGTGTTTATTAAAACAGCGTCGATGCCATTCTCACTATATTTTTTATACTCTGCTGTATAAGAGGAATCTGCTCTTTCATTATTTGCGCCGGTCCACACCCAATATTTAAAATCGGTTTTCTCTGGTTCTGTATTTAAAGCCAGGTCTGGGTTTTCTTTATTCTTTTCAGGATCATCTGCGCAAGAAATAAGCAACAGGGGAAAAACTAGTAGTAGTAGTTGCGAAAGTTTCATATTGTGGAGTTTAGATTTCTAAAAAATTACCGTCTTCGGTTATGATATAAGACTTTCCGGTAACCGGACTCTTTACTGAAATATTCCACCCATAAAGGTGATTTTGCAATTTAGCTTCAACAACTTCTCCCTGCATCATTAAATCATTTGCCTTGACCTGTTCCAGGTCTCTGGCCCATTCTCCATTTTCACTTTTATATGCCTTTTGATTTCTATAGAGTTCAAATAGCCACCACCTGATCTTTTCGTCTTCCGGAATTTCAAATTCAATTTTATTCTCCGGGCTTTCGGAAGAAAAGTACACATATCCCCAGTGTTCTGGCTCATGCATGTTTATGACGCCCTGTGGAGACCACACCCAGTTATACTCCGGCAGAAAATTCCCTTTCTCATCTTTTTTCCTGGAATAGGTTTGGTCACTGAGCTCAAAATCCCAATTGACCCGTGAAAAATTAATTCGCCAGAATTTATCCTTATGCCCTTTCCCATGAATATTGGCCTCTTCCAGAACATTCCATGGAATCGCAACTTCCACGCTCCAGAATTTATCTTCATCTGAAGGATCATTTAGAGAACCTTCAATATGTACAGCAGACAAAAGGCCATTAATATCCCAGTTATCTATGATTGGCGAGGGTTCACGGTAAGGTTTTACTATAAAAAGATCCCATACGGTATTCAAGGCATTCATTTCGAATTCGAGATAATTATGAGAATCGCCATCCGGATCTATGAAGATTTCGAAGTCATTATTATAGAAAATTACCGTATCCCGTTGTTTTAAGGTCGCCCAGATATGAGGTTCCTCCATTTTAGCATAAAAATACAGATATGTGTCATCCCAAAGCATTTTTACATTGGTCTTATACTTTGGAGTTTTGTTTCCTTCTATATCTATAAAATCTTGAGAGAATTCTACCTTGCTCCAGGAGGATTCTTTAGCAATTCCATCAACCTTGATGGCTTCAGTAGTTCGATAAGCCACATAACTTCTATGTTTATTTTGAGAATACAGAACAGATCCTGTAAAAATTAATCCGAAGACAATCAAAAAACATTTGTTCATATTAAGCTGCTATTATTGGGCTACAGTTTATGCGAACTCAGCTAGCTATAACTAGCCAGCGTCATTTTCCTTTATGATGATTTAAAAGCACACCGCGAACACTACCGAATTCTTTGAGCAGTCGACCGGCTTCTTCTTCACCAACTTCCAGTTCTTCCATGATCATCCTTATTCCGCGTCCTACTAGCTTATCGTTGGAAAGTTGCATGTCCACCATTTTATTCCCCTTCACTCTTCCTAGTTTTATCATAACCGCGGTAGAGATCATATTAAGAACTAGTTTTTGAGCGGTACCAGCTTTCATTCGGGTACTCCCGGTAACGAATTCGGGACCCGTTACTACCTGAATAGGATATTCTGAAGCCTCTGCTAAAGGACTTCCTGAACTACAGGTAACACAACCAGTGATAATTCCATTCTTCCTCGCTTCTTTAATTCCACCGATTACATAAGGAGTAGTTCCCGATGCAGCGATACCAACAAGTACATCTTTATCTGTAATATCATATTCCTGCAGATCTTTCCAAGCCTGGTTAGTATCGTCTTCGGCATTTTCCACAGCATTTCTCAAGGCAGTATCTCCACCGGCAATAAGACCTATCACGATGCCCGGACTTACCCCAAAAGTTGGCGGACATTCAGAAGCGTCCAGCACTCCCAGTCTTCCACTGGTTCCGGCACCTATGTAAAATAACCTTCCTCCAGACTCGATCTTAGGCACGATCACATCTACCAGTTTTTCGATAGAAACGATCTCCTTTTTAACATTTCCAGCGATGGTTTGATCTTCTTTATTGATATTCGAAAGTAATTCCAATGTGTTCATCTTTTCCAGATGATCATAATTTGAAGATCTTTCGGTATCAGGACTTTTCTTGCTCATTTTATTATTTTTTCGAAAGCTTTTCAGAAAATACTCCTTTTTCTCTCGGCGTCTCCCAATCCACTTCCGGACTTTTAAAATATTCTATTCCCAGGTTTTCCAATCTTTCTCCATGTTTAGCCAGCCTTTCAGTGAAATCCTTAAAATCCCTGTTAGAAGATCTGGTCCAGCCAACTTCAGCCACGGCAATACTTCTTGGCCATAAACGATCGTCTGCACGATCGTCACTAATTACAAGTTCACTCCATACCGGAGCCTCGATACCAATCACCCGTTCATCATCGGTGCTATAGCTATAAACTATTTCCAGGGGAAGACCTTCTTTTCTGCACCATTTATAAGTATTTTCCTGATCGGTAATATTACCATGATCCAGGTAGAAAAATTTACAGAACGAATCGATGATCTTCTGCCCTTCAGCTATTTTGGTTTCACCATTCCAGCGCTGAACTATAAAATTATCGCTTAGATCGGCTTTGGCGCTTTCTTCCCAGCCAATGGCCGTCTTATCATATTTTCGAACAATAGAATCGGCTTTTTGAATAAACTCCTCGTATAAAGGATCTTCAATTTCATCACCACCAATATGAATCCAGTTTCCGGTAGTGATCTCAGCTAATTCTTTAACCACTGCATCCACGAACTTATAAGTTGAAGCGTCCTCAAGGCAGAGTCTAGTCCAGCCTACATTATATCCATCATAAAGATCTGGTGGCAAGGCACGCTGAGGTTCTATATTTTTATTGTTCTCGCAATTAAGCTCTGGATAGGACACTAAAGCCGCATAGACATGGCCAGGCATATCGATCTCAGGGATAATCACAATATTCCTTTTTGCTGCATACTCCTGCAATTCCTGGTATTCTTTCTGGGTTAAATAACCCGATCTGCCATTTTTAACCGCGCTCTTCCCTCCTATTTCGGTAAGTTTCGGATATCCTTTGATCTCAATTCTCCAACCCTGATCATCACTCAAATGCAAGTGAAGTCGGTTGAGTTTATACATCGCCATCCTATCAATATGCTTTTTGATATATTCCTTAGTTAGAAAACTCCTGGCGATATCCAGCATACTGCCTCTCCAGGAATATTCCGGTCTATCGGTGATCTCTACATGTCTAAGTTTGATCTCAGAAGAAACTTCTCCGGTTTCGATCTTAGCAGGAAAGAATTGTCTTAAAGTTTGTATTCCATAGAACATCCCTGCCTCAGTAGCGCTTTGAATGTTTATACCAGTATCGTCGATCTTAAGCTTATATCCTTCCTCGCCTACTTCATCTTCCAGTTCTGGATCTATATTCAATTTCCAGTTTCCGCAATTTTCTGCTTCAGTAAATTCTGCTTTACTACCCGCTGCATTTAACAATTTTTCAATCCAATAGATCGAGTTTTTACTTTCAGAATTATAACAAATAGTATTTTTAACCGGAAGAATATAGAATTCTGTACCCCAAAAAATATTTTGAGGTGTAGGGATAATCGCAGGGAATTCAGAATCTATATTCTTAGGATCCGGTTGGTTTTGCATACCAAAAGATAGATTCAGTATTAGCATTATACTGAAAACTGGCAGGTATTTTATAATTTTTGAATTCATATGACAATTTTTAATGACTGTCTATTATTTATCTATTCGTATCTATTACCAATTTCAACTTCTGAAACCTCTTCAATAAGATTGGCCAGCTTCTGAGTGACCGCAGTAATGAATCTTTCTCCTTTTTCACTGGTTGCTTTGCGAGGATCCCCAATACCGGTATCTGCAGTTACCATAGACCATTGCCTCTCAGACCAGGCCCAGCCTTCACGAATTCCGGTGATCCTGGATTTTCTTTCTTTCCCATCCCCTGCTTCTTTCAGATCTAAAACAAGTTCACGTTTAAGATGAAGCATCAGGCTGGTTTCCATTTCATCTGCATGATCTCCTTTTTCTTCGAAGAATTGGGATTTATCTACCACATCGAAAAAATTGGTAGCGATCAATAGCATTTTTGGATATTTCAGTCCTAATTCACGCAATATTGGTTTGAAATTGTTTCCTCCGTGGCCATTCAGTAAAATCAGTTTATAAATATTCTGACGATTCAAAACTTCAATAATATCTGAAAGAATGGCAAGTTGGGTACTCGGGTTCAAATTCATATCCAGTGTGATATCTGCCTGCCCTGTATTAACCCCAAAAGGAATATTTGGTAGAACTTTAAGCTTCACGCCTTTATTCCAGGCTAATTTCCCGGCTTCCGCCGCGATCGCTTCAATTTGATAATTATCTGTTCCATAAGGCAAATGGTAATTATGAGCTTCGGTAGCACCCCAGGTAAGTACCGCTACCTCGGTTTTTTCCTCCTTAATAGATTTCCAGTTGCTTTCTGATAAGATATATGGTCTCATGATTTCCTGATTTTGTATCCTGAAACTGCGAAATAAAAGATGAATAAATAGCACGGGATCATTACCCAGTATGCGTCTTGCGGATTCCAATTCTCGGCCAAAGCTCCATAAACCAATGGTATAATAGCTCCCCCGGCAATTCCCATTACAAGTAATGAAGAAGCTGCCTTGGTAAATCTACCAACATCTGCCAGGGCTAAAGGCCAGATTGCCGGCCACATTAAAGCATTGGCAAGTCCTAATAA from Gramella sp. MT6 harbors:
- the murQ gene encoding N-acetylmuramic acid 6-phosphate etherase, whose amino-acid sequence is MSKKSPDTERSSNYDHLEKMNTLELLSNINKEDQTIAGNVKKEIVSIEKLVDVIVPKIESGGRLFYIGAGTSGRLGVLDASECPPTFGVSPGIVIGLIAGGDTALRNAVENAEDDTNQAWKDLQEYDITDKDVLVGIAASGTTPYVIGGIKEARKNGIITGCVTCSSGSPLAEASEYPIQVVTGPEFVTGSTRMKAGTAQKLVLNMISTAVMIKLGRVKGNKMVDMQLSNDKLVGRGIRMIMEELEVGEEEAGRLLKEFGSVRGVLLNHHKGK
- a CDS encoding family 20 glycosylhydrolase, coding for MNSKIIKYLPVFSIMLILNLSFGMQNQPDPKNIDSEFPAIIPTPQNIFWGTEFYILPVKNTICYNSESKNSIYWIEKLLNAAGSKAEFTEAENCGNWKLNIDPELEDEVGEEGYKLKIDDTGINIQSATEAGMFYGIQTLRQFFPAKIETGEVSSEIKLRHVEITDRPEYSWRGSMLDIARSFLTKEYIKKHIDRMAMYKLNRLHLHLSDDQGWRIEIKGYPKLTEIGGKSAVKNGRSGYLTQKEYQELQEYAAKRNIVIIPEIDMPGHVYAALVSYPELNCENNKNIEPQRALPPDLYDGYNVGWTRLCLEDASTYKFVDAVVKELAEITTGNWIHIGGDEIEDPLYEEFIQKADSIVRKYDKTAIGWEESAKADLSDNFIVQRWNGETKIAEGQKIIDSFCKFFYLDHGNITDQENTYKWCRKEGLPLEIVYSYSTDDERVIGIEAPVWSELVISDDRADDRLWPRSIAVAEVGWTRSSNRDFKDFTERLAKHGERLENLGIEYFKSPEVDWETPREKGVFSEKLSKK
- a CDS encoding carbohydrate-binding family 9-like protein, which translates into the protein MNKCFLIVFGLIFTGSVLYSQNKHRSYVAYRTTEAIKVDGIAKESSWSKVEFSQDFIDIEGNKTPKYKTNVKMLWDDTYLYFYAKMEEPHIWATLKQRDTVIFYNNDFEIFIDPDGDSHNYLEFEMNALNTVWDLFIVKPYREPSPIIDNWDINGLLSAVHIEGSLNDPSDEDKFWSVEVAIPWNVLEEANIHGKGHKDKFWRINFSRVNWDFELSDQTYSRKKDEKGNFLPEYNWVWSPQGVINMHEPEHWGYVYFSSESPENKIEFEIPEDEKIRWWLFELYRNQKAYKSENGEWARDLEQVKANDLMMQGEVVEAKLQNHLYGWNISVKSPVTGKSYIITEDGNFLEI
- a CDS encoding creatininase family protein, whose translation is MRPYILSESNWKSIKEEKTEVAVLTWGATEAHNYHLPYGTDNYQIEAIAAEAGKLAWNKGVKLKVLPNIPFGVNTGQADITLDMNLNPSTQLAILSDIIEVLNRQNIYKLILLNGHGGNNFKPILRELGLKYPKMLLIATNFFDVVDKSQFFEEKGDHADEMETSLMLHLKRELVLDLKEAGDGKERKSRITGIREGWAWSERQWSMVTADTGIGDPRKATSEKGERFITAVTQKLANLIEEVSEVEIGNRYE
- a CDS encoding putative glycoside hydrolase, whose translation is MKLSQLLLLVFPLLLISCADDPEKNKENPDLALNTEPEKTDFKYWVWTGANNERADSSYTAEYKKYSENGIDAVLINTNTDPELLARVAPLARKEGLEVHAWIMAMNRPGDSVALQHPDWYAVSRDGKSTFDNRPYVDYYQWLCPTREESRNHVLGLVEGLSKVEGVASVHLDYIRLPDIFLPIGLLPKYDLEQEEELPQFDFCYCDVCVSEFEKIHHKDPREMENPALDIEWKQFRLNKIKEVVDDSYKIVHDNGKILTAAVFPYPEMADHMVRQRWDKWKIDAVLPMIYHNFYNEELDWIGFATRQGISDLENKNTELHTGVFVPAMTGAELKESIKQAKENDAKGVSFFDGGALKPEHLQVIKNSK